The Gemmatimonadota bacterium DNA segment CGTGCGCGTGTCAATCGGTGTGTTGACAAGCCTGCCAATAGGCGTTTGCACATCCCGGGTATTGCGGTACGTGGTCTCGACATACAGCGCGAGCGGACCTACGGGCACTGTAATACCAGCGGCTGAGAGATACCCGCGATTAACCGTCTCTCCATAAGCACCAACACTGCCAAAAACGCGCTGCGGATAGTCTTCCGGTATCTTCTGTTTCACGACATTGATAACCCCACCAATAGCCGATGCCGTGTGAAGCAGTATGCGCGGCCCCCGGATAATTTCGAGGCGTTCTGAATTAAAAGGCTCAAGCGTAACCGCGTGATCAGCAGAAGTAGCGGAAAGATCCCGAGTCTCCATACCATCTATATTGATCTGCACGCGGTCGCCACTGAGACCGCGTATAACTGGTCGAGCGGGAGCAGGTCCCATGCTGCGGATAGCGACGCCGATTTCGTTTTTCATCGTCTCGGCAAGCGTGAGACTATACTTCTTCTGAAGCTCATCTCCAGAAAGCACGCCAGTCGCTTCGTACAATTCTTCAAAGCGCGTCTCTGCACTTTTTCCTACCACCACAATGGTATCCGCAACAATTTCCCGGGCAACCATTTCGACGTATAGAATGGGCAATTTCTCATCCGAAACCCTTATTTTCCGACTCACCAATCCATACCCGACACGAAAAAAAGACAGGCGATGAACGCCCTGCGACAGACGCAAGACAAAACGGCCCCGATCATCGGTTGTCGTGCTCGTTGCGCCATCATCGAGTATGATATCGACATTGTCAATTGTGCGTTGGGTCTTGTGATCAAAAACATATCCCTCGAGCAAACGCATTTCACTCGATGCGCTGATCGCGGAAAAGCAGACCACAAAAACGAGAATGAAGGCTGTAAATCTCAAAACATACCTCCTATAAAAAGCCCTCACCCGGTCTTTCAAAAACAGGGTGAGGGCAAAGCAGTTACTACCCTCCGACATGCACCGGAATGGGAATGGTGCGAAAATCCACATGATCGTCGTGCGTGACCTGGAGTTCAATCGTAGTTTCGCCTACCTTGAGACCCCGCAGGTGAAAATCAAACTTGCCGACATCATCGGCATCCTGAACAACTTCCAAAACCGTGGGATCGGCAATCGCCCATGTAAATTTGAAATCCGGATCATCTGGCGGGTCAATCTCGTCGCCATCTTCATCCAGAAAACGGATGCTCCAGTGCGACGTTTCCTCATTGAGAGGGGCGTCGAGATGATCTTTCCGACCACCGCTGGCATCGATCTGCCCTCGAAAATAGCGAAAAAAACGATTGCCCGAATCTATAATAACCAGACCCTCGGGTTCAAAATGCTCTTCCTGGTGAGACGTGGGATCGTCACTACCACAACCGATCACAAACAAAGTCAGAACTGCCACAGCGGTGAAAATGCGTTGAAACGAGTTTTTTCTAAAAAACATGATAGTCTCCTGAATAAGCCCGCACGGGCAGAGAACACGCAGAGGGATCCCCTCTTATGCCCGCACAAAAAGGCACAAAAATACAGAAAAATAATGCAAACTTTAGTATTGAGATATTCAGTATTCAGGAAACTACTGGAGGAGATCGGCTCTGAGGTGAAAGGAAAAACTGGTGGGATAAAAATGTGGGATGCGGCAGAGCGAAAAAATAACAGGCGTATAATGCACCAGAAGTCAATACATCACTGATAAGACCACTAAAGCTATAAATCCAATGGCAAACGAAGCAATGGGTGTCATGTTCATCATGGTCACCATGTTCACCATGGTCAACCGCATGCCCAAAGGCAAGGGCAAACGCGCCGACGAGCAATATGACGATCAGCGTTTTAACGAGCGGGTGTCTGGTGTAGAAATTCATTTTTAATACTATATGGGGCTACCTCGAGCAAAAATAGTTGTCTATCAATGCGCCTATTTGTCCCCTGCGGAATGCGCTCGTAATTGTCTAATCGATTGCAATCGCAAAAGCAATTTTTCGAGATTTGATTTTAGCTCTTTTTGGATCTCGACCATTTGCTCGGGTGTCACCTGTAGATCTTCTTTTTCGTGATGGTGTCCATGACCGTGATCATGGGCCTCTGCCGAGTCATCTCCCGGCACTTCAACCACATTTTTTTCCCACAATTCAAAGTCTTTTTCGATAACCTGAAGACTATCGCGTATTTCCACAGCATGATGTGAAAATGACTTTAGACTATCCAGTTGGCTCTCAAATTGCTTTTCAATTTCCATCATCGCCTTGTGAATATCTGCCGCCTGTTGCAAGTGGTGTGCATCTTCTTTATTTTCTCCATGGCAAGAAACAAAGAACGCAAACACTATAACACTTATCACTTTGAGTCGCATTGGATTTTGTCTCTCCATATTTTACGTCTCCTTTCGCGTGTTTATCCTATTTTTCACAATCATCTTTGCGACATAAATGATGATTCCGAATATGGCCTGAGATCAAAAATCCCGACCCTAAAACGGTCCCCACCCGTTCCCCTATTTCCCCAAAAAGATCATGGCCAACCATAACCATTATGACGAGAAGGGACAGCCCGAGGATACCGAAACCAATGACAAATTGATCTTTATGAAGGCGACACCCCAATCCAAGAGCAAGAATACTGGTGGGCAGAATCAGCCACATCAAAAGCCCATGAAAATGTTCATCGCCAACAAACGTAGTTGCCAACAACGGAAACGCAATAAGTGCAACAGGCAATGTCAAGCAATGGATCGCACACATTGTTGAAAGAACAATGGCAATTTTATCACCTGCGGTTTGATAGCTCAAACGCGCCATTTATTATCTCCTTCTTATTCATAATAACGACACAATTAATATGTATCACCAGGATTGTTTTTCATATCGCGCTTATCCATCACCTCGGCTTTGCTGATGCGAAAAAAGAGTTCGGACGGATCTTTTTGCAACAGTTCCAGACGACCTGTAATAGTAACGGGATAATAAGTAAAATCAATCGGTTTGCTCGGGTGAACATCTACAAGAGACTCAGGCCCACCTCCGCCTACACAAAAAGAACATCCCCCAAGTGAATACGGAGTCAAAACAAAACGCGCCTGTTTTTTTTGAGCCGATAGCGGAATCATAAACCCGACAAGCTCGACGTGTTTGCCATTCATTTTTTTCAACGTATCGGAAAATATGGGTATAAAGGTCGGCGCATAGGGATCATAACTCACCGTCGCAAGGGTTTCCCAAAGCGAACCCTTCATCATCTGGGGCAGTGGAGACGCCTGAAGTTCTGGGCGATGGTCTGTTGACGAGGGCGGTGTCTCACTGCCAGTATCTATTCTCAAAACCACAGCAAATAATAAAATAAACATTACCGTGCGTTGTATATTCATCACGATACCTCCACCAGTGTTTGTGCAACATCTGTCCGATAGACCTGAAGCGCCGGTATAAGAGCCGATACACTACCCAACACAAGCGCCAGACCAATGAGCCAGAATTCATCGGACACAATAATCCATCCCGTCAAATTTATATGCTGTGCCTCGCGCACCCATACGCCAATCACCTCAGTGCTTGCATGCCCAAGCACAAAACCCAACCCCGTGCCCATCAGTGTAAGCAAGACCCCCTCCAAAAGCACCTGAACAAAAAGTTTGCCGCGACTTGCCCCCAGAGCACGCATCATAGCCAGATCGTATCGCCGATCTTTCATCGCATTATAAAGTGCCACAAAAATGCTCAACGCCGCTGCAAACACCAGAACCCCACCAAAAACCCGCACCACCTCCAACCCAACACCGAGCAATGCAAAAAGGCGCGTTGTCTCAAATGCGGGGGACGCAGCCTGAAATTTGGTCTCTTTATTAACATACCTCGGAAATGACACGGCTGCAATAGGTGAACGATAGCGAATCAACAAACCCGTAACTTCGCGCTCGGCATCGGCTTCACTGTCCATCGGCAAACCCAGAACATCGCGTGCGCGGTTCTCATCGGCCTGGCTCTCCAGGTGGTGATCCAGTCCATCGCCCTCTTCTTCATGCGGTTCGTGAACCAGCCAGACGGTTTCCACAGCAGTCAGTAACAGACGGTCGATAATCGAACCCGTTGGTTGCAAAACACCCACCACGCGAAACGGTTGCGATTCGTGTTGTTCAGAAGCCGTTTCTGCGGTCAAACCGTGCGAACTAATAACCTCGTCACCCAGCGCAAGACCCGTCTCGTTGGCAACCTGCGCGCCTATAACCACCTGGTATGGTGCATCCCAAAAGGTACCATCAACCAATTCCGCCCGGTAGTGTTTGGCGTATTCGGACGTCGTTCCCACAATGCGATATCCCCGATAATTATCCCCCAACGCCAGGGGTATCGCCTGTGCAACCGCTCTGTTTTTTGCCAGTTCACGCGCCTCTAAAAGCGGTATATTTCCCGTTGGCACATCAACGTGAAAGACACTGGATAAAATCAATTGCAAAGGACTGCCCTTAGCACCCACAACGACATCGATATTTTGAACATTGCGGTGCAAATTCTCTTCAAATTGTTCGCCAAAAAGCAACAAAACAACGACAATACCCGTTCCAAGTCCCAACAATATCATATTGAGCAATGTATTCAACTTGCGCCGATAAATATAGGCCAGACTAATTTTGAAGAGATTCATGCGGGCAATTCCATCTGTTCATCAAGCGCAATACAATGGTCAAAACTATCGGTAATGCGATGATCATGTGACGCCACCACCAGAGTTGCCTGAACCTCTCGCGCCGATGACGTGAGCAAATCCAACACCTGCTTGCTGCGCGCGTCATCCAATCCAGATGTCGGCTCATCGGCCAACAGCAATTGGGGGCGGTTAACAACAGCCCGGGCGATTGCCACGCGCTGTTGTTGACCAAAACTCAGTTCCGATGGATAAGCGTGTTCGCGGCCTGCCAGACCGAGAGTCGCAAGCACCTGTTGGACACGCGCTTTATCCTGCGGAACACCGGCCATATAATGCGCCATAAGCAAATTTTCCAGCACCGTAAAAACCGGGAACAGGTGAAATTGTTGAAAAACAATGCCAATGCGTTGCCCGCGAAATCGATCGCGAGCAGTCTCTGTCATTGCATAAATATCCTGTTTGGCAATATGCACACTGCCCTGTGAGGGCTTTAACAAACCGGCGATAATATGCAAAAGCGTCGTCTTCCCGCTTCCCGATGGCCCATGCAACAGCCATTTTTCATCGGGCTGGGCCTCAATATATTCTGGCAAGTCCAATACAAGACGACTGCCATAAACATGCCCAACGTGTTTAAGTGCAAACATGAGATAGTATTCAAAAAATGCGATGTGTGACTTCTAAATGTTACGAGGCCGTCAAAATCGAACGGATGAGGCAGTTTCGGTCATTCTGACTCCTCGACCATGATAAGCTCCGGAAACGGGTTCCGCAACCCTGTCCAGGTCTTGCTGTTAGCGGAGGCGAGGCGCTCGTCGAGCAGGCATGCATCGAGGCGAGCGCGCATCGCCGCCTCGTGCATCTGCTGGCCGATGAAGACAAGTTGTTGCGCGCGATCGCCGAAG contains these protein-coding regions:
- a CDS encoding ABC transporter ATP-binding protein, whose product is MFALKHVGHVYGSRLVLDLPEYIEAQPDEKWLLHGPSGSGKTTLLHIIAGLLKPSQGSVHIAKQDIYAMTETARDRFRGQRIGIVFQQFHLFPVFTVLENLLMAHYMAGVPQDKARVQQVLATLGLAGREHAYPSELSFGQQQRVAIARAVVNRPQLLLADEPTSGLDDARSKQVLDLLTSSAREVQATLVVASHDHRITDSFDHCIALDEQMELPA
- a CDS encoding DUF3299 domain-containing protein, with protein sequence MNIQRTVMFILLFAVVLRIDTGSETPPSSTDHRPELQASPLPQMMKGSLWETLATVSYDPYAPTFIPIFSDTLKKMNGKHVELVGFMIPLSAQKKQARFVLTPYSLGGCSFCVGGGGPESLVDVHPSKPIDFTYYPVTITGRLELLQKDPSELFFRISKAEVMDKRDMKNNPGDTY
- a CDS encoding GTP-binding protein: FGDRAQQLVFIGQQMHEAAMRARLDACLLDERLASANSKTWTGLRNPFPELIMVEESE
- a CDS encoding ABC transporter permease, yielding MNLFKISLAYIYRRKLNTLLNMILLGLGTGIVVVLLLFGEQFEENLHRNVQNIDVVVGAKGSPLQLILSSVFHVDVPTGNIPLLEARELAKNRAVAQAIPLALGDNYRGYRIVGTTSEYAKHYRAELVDGTFWDAPYQVVIGAQVANETGLALGDEVISSHGLTAETASEQHESQPFRVVGVLQPTGSIIDRLLLTAVETVWLVHEPHEEEGDGLDHHLESQADENRARDVLGLPMDSEADAEREVTGLLIRYRSPIAAVSFPRYVNKETKFQAASPAFETTRLFALLGVGLEVVRVFGGVLVFAAALSIFVALYNAMKDRRYDLAMMRALGASRGKLFVQVLLEGVLLTLMGTGLGFVLGHASTEVIGVWVREAQHINLTGWIIVSDEFWLIGLALVLGSVSALIPALQVYRTDVAQTLVEVS
- a CDS encoding MerC domain-containing protein — translated: MARLSYQTAGDKIAIVLSTMCAIHCLTLPVALIAFPLLATTFVGDEHFHGLLMWLILPTSILALGLGCRLHKDQFVIGFGILGLSLLVIMVMVGHDLFGEIGERVGTVLGSGFLISGHIRNHHLCRKDDCEK